In a genomic window of Mucilaginibacter sp. KACC 22063:
- the rpsC gene encoding 30S ribosomal protein S3 translates to MGQKAHPIGNRLGIIRGWDSNWFGGDNYSDKLVEDEKIRKYLSVRIAKGGVSKVVIERTLKRITVTIHTARPGIVIGKGGQEVDKIKEELKKLTKKDVQINIFEIKRPELDAQLVAEGIAKQLEARISFRRAMKTAIASTMRMGAEGIKVMTSGRLGGAEMARTEQYKEGRIPLHTFRADIDYALAEALTTYGKIGVKVWICKGEVYGKRDLSPNIGAASSASGKGGRPEGAASFGARGERNDRGGDRRNSGGGDRRGGNNDRRGGNNQRGGGNNRPGGQNRQGGNRPGGNR, encoded by the coding sequence ATGGGACAAAAAGCACATCCAATAGGTAACAGATTAGGAATCATCAGAGGTTGGGATTCTAACTGGTTCGGTGGCGACAACTACTCCGACAAATTAGTTGAGGACGAAAAAATCCGCAAATACTTATCAGTACGTATCGCTAAAGGCGGCGTATCAAAAGTAGTTATCGAGCGTACTTTAAAACGTATTACAGTTACTATACATACTGCCCGTCCGGGTATCGTTATCGGTAAAGGCGGCCAGGAAGTTGATAAGATCAAAGAAGAGCTTAAAAAGCTTACTAAAAAAGATGTTCAGATCAACATCTTCGAGATCAAACGTCCTGAGCTTGACGCGCAACTGGTTGCTGAAGGTATCGCTAAGCAATTAGAAGCACGTATCTCTTTCCGTCGCGCCATGAAAACTGCAATAGCTTCAACCATGAGAATGGGTGCTGAAGGGATTAAAGTGATGACCAGCGGCCGTTTAGGCGGTGCTGAGATGGCACGTACCGAACAATATAAAGAGGGAAGGATTCCGTTACATACCTTCCGCGCTGATATTGACTATGCACTGGCAGAGGCTTTAACTACTTATGGTAAAATAGGTGTTAAGGTATGGATCTGCAAAGGCGAGGTTTATGGCAAACGTGATCTTTCTCCAAACATTGGTGCTGCAAGCAGTGCCAGCGGTAAAGGTGGCCGTCCAGAGGGCGCAGCTTCATTTGGCGCACGTGGCGAAAGAAATGATCGCGGTGGCGACCGTCGCAACAGTGGTGGTGGTGACAGAAGAGGTGGTAATAATGACCGCAGAGGCGGTAACAACCAACGTGGTGGTGGCAACAATCGTCCGGGCGGCCAAAACCGTCAGGGTGGCAACCGTCCGGGTGGTAACAGATAA
- the rplX gene encoding 50S ribosomal protein L24, with product MERKKNAQPKLKIRKGDTVKVIAGDSKGSQGKVTEVILATNRAVVEGVNMVSKHTKPNAANPNGGIIKQEASIHISNLALVDPKTGETTKVGRKKNSEGKLVRFAKKSGEEIK from the coding sequence ATGGAAAGAAAGAAAAACGCACAGCCAAAACTGAAAATCCGCAAAGGTGATACAGTAAAGGTAATTGCCGGTGACTCAAAAGGTTCACAAGGTAAAGTAACTGAAGTTATCCTGGCTACTAACCGTGCCGTGGTAGAAGGCGTTAACATGGTGTCAAAACACACTAAGCCAAACGCTGCCAACCCTAATGGTGGTATCATTAAACAGGAAGCTTCTATCCATATCTCTAACCTGGCATTGGTTGATCCAAAAACAGGCGAGACTACCAAAGTTGGTCGTAAAAAGAACAGCGAAGGTAAATTAGTTAGATTTGCTAAAAAATCAGGGGAGGAAATTAAGTAA
- the rpsN gene encoding 30S ribosomal protein S14 — translation MAKEGVKAREVKRAKLVAKYADKRAALKAAGDYVALDKLPKAASPVKLHNRCKLTGRPRGYMRQFGISRVTFREMALAGKIPGVKKASW, via the coding sequence ATGGCTAAAGAAGGTGTAAAAGCACGTGAAGTAAAACGCGCTAAGTTAGTAGCTAAATACGCTGATAAAAGAGCAGCCCTTAAAGCCGCTGGCGATTATGTTGCTTTAGATAAATTACCTAAAGCTGCATCTCCGGTAAAATTGCACAACCGTTGCAAATTAACCGGCCGTCCACGTGGTTATATGCGCCAATTTGGTATTTCACGTGTAACTTTCCGTGAAATGGCCTTAGCTGGTAAAATACCAGGGGTTAAAAAAGCAAGCTGGTAA
- the secY gene encoding preprotein translocase subunit SecY, whose translation MKRFFTTLSNIWKIEDLRVRIINTLLFLLIYRVGSFIVLPGVDPASLNSQRAKEGLLGLLNMFAGGSFSRASIFALGVMPYISASIVVQLLGIAVPYFTKLQKEGESGRNKINQWTRYLTILITAAQAIGYVRTQVTPDAISPVLGQTMFNIISIFVLTAGTLFVMWLGEKITDKGIGNGISLIIMVGIIAQLPSALVTEFSSRVTDTNSGGLLIFIVEMVALILVVMFTIMIVQGTRKIAVQYAKRIVGNKQYGGVRQYIPLKVNAAGVMPIIFAQALMFIPTTIASFFPKMASSTVLILLSNYTSWLHNLVFAILIILFTYFYTAITVNPKQMSDDMKKNGGFIPGVKPGDATVNFIDDVISKITLPGSIFLAAIAIIPAIANLAHVNSQFARFFGGTSLIILVGVVLDTLQQVESHLLMRHYDGLMKTGRIKGRTAIPTAAGTTPPAI comes from the coding sequence ATGAAAAGGTTTTTCACCACATTATCTAATATCTGGAAAATCGAAGATTTAAGAGTGCGTATTATCAACACACTCTTATTTCTTTTAATATACCGTGTCGGTTCGTTTATCGTGCTGCCGGGTGTAGATCCAGCCTCATTAAATTCGCAACGCGCTAAAGAAGGTCTGTTAGGCTTATTAAACATGTTTGCCGGCGGTTCGTTTTCACGTGCGTCTATTTTTGCACTGGGTGTAATGCCATATATTTCTGCATCTATCGTGGTGCAGCTATTAGGTATTGCTGTGCCATATTTTACCAAACTGCAAAAGGAAGGTGAAAGTGGCCGCAACAAGATTAACCAATGGACCCGATACCTGACTATCCTGATCACTGCTGCACAAGCCATTGGGTATGTGCGTACGCAGGTTACTCCGGATGCGATCAGCCCGGTATTAGGCCAAACTATGTTTAATATCATATCGATCTTCGTTTTAACTGCAGGTACATTATTTGTAATGTGGTTAGGTGAAAAAATTACTGATAAAGGTATCGGTAACGGTATTTCATTGATCATTATGGTGGGTATCATTGCCCAGTTGCCATCAGCTCTGGTAACGGAGTTCAGCTCACGTGTAACTGACACCAACAGCGGCGGTTTATTGATCTTCATCGTAGAGATGGTTGCACTGATCTTAGTGGTCATGTTTACCATTATGATTGTGCAGGGTACCCGTAAAATTGCGGTGCAATATGCCAAACGTATTGTTGGTAACAAGCAATATGGCGGTGTACGTCAGTACATCCCGTTAAAGGTAAATGCTGCAGGTGTAATGCCGATCATCTTTGCCCAGGCATTGATGTTTATCCCAACTACAATTGCTTCGTTTTTCCCTAAAATGGCATCAAGTACGGTATTGATATTATTGTCTAACTATACATCATGGTTACACAACCTGGTATTTGCCATACTGATCATCCTGTTCACTTACTTCTATACAGCAATTACTGTAAATCCGAAACAAATGTCGGATGATATGAAGAAGAACGGTGGTTTCATTCCGGGTGTTAAACCAGGCGATGCAACGGTTAATTTTATTGACGATGTAATTTCTAAGATTACCTTACCGGGTTCAATTTTCTTAGCGGCAATCGCTATCATCCCGGCAATAGCAAACCTGGCACATGTAAACAGCCAGTTTGCAAGGTTCTTTGGTGGTACCTCATTAATCATCTTAGTTGGTGTTGTGCTTGATACCTTACAACAAGTAGAAAGCCACTTATTAATGCGCCACTATGACGGTTTAATGAAAACCGGCAGGATTAAAGGCCGTACTGCTATTCCAACAGCTGCAGGTACAACGCCTCCGGCTATATAA
- the rpmC gene encoding 50S ribosomal protein L29 gives MKNSEILELSTEELVAKINEEKNNLNKLKFAHAVSAIENPSRITKVRKDVARLTTELTKRKAASASENK, from the coding sequence ATGAAAAACTCAGAAATTTTAGAGCTGTCAACAGAAGAGTTGGTTGCAAAGATTAACGAGGAAAAGAACAATCTTAATAAATTGAAATTTGCTCATGCGGTTTCAGCTATTGAGAATCCTTCACGCATTACTAAAGTACGTAAGGATGTTGCTCGTTTAACTACAGAATTAACCAAGCGCAAAGCGGCGTCAGCTTCTGAAAATAAATAA
- the rpsD gene encoding 30S ribosomal protein S4 → MARYTGPKSKIARKFREPIFGPDKVLEKKNYPPGMHGVSKRRGKQSEYAVQLQEKQKVKYTYGVLERQFENLFHRASSREGITGTNLLQLLEARLDNVVYRLGIAPTRSGARQLVGHKHITVNGEIVNIASYTLKAGDVVAVREKSKSLEAISNSVAGRRVNKYNWFEWDAANLSGKLLNYPNRDEIPENIKENLIVELYSK, encoded by the coding sequence ATGGCAAGATATACAGGCCCAAAAAGCAAAATTGCACGTAAGTTCCGTGAACCGATTTTCGGTCCGGATAAAGTGTTAGAGAAAAAGAACTACCCTCCAGGCATGCACGGCGTTTCTAAACGCAGAGGCAAACAATCTGAGTACGCAGTACAGCTTCAGGAGAAACAAAAAGTTAAATATACTTACGGTGTGTTAGAACGTCAGTTCGAAAACCTGTTCCACCGCGCTTCATCTCGCGAAGGTATAACCGGTACAAACTTGCTTCAATTATTAGAAGCTCGTTTAGATAACGTAGTTTATCGTTTAGGTATTGCTCCAACCCGTTCTGGCGCACGTCAGCTGGTTGGTCACAAACACATTACCGTTAATGGCGAAATTGTAAACATTGCTTCTTATACTTTAAAAGCAGGTGATGTTGTTGCAGTACGTGAGAAATCAAAATCACTTGAAGCAATCAGCAATTCAGTTGCCGGCCGTCGTGTTAACAAATACAACTGGTTTGAGTGGGATGCAGCTAACCTTTCTGGTAAGTTGTTAAACTACCCTAACCGTGATGAGATTCCAGAGAACATCAAAGAGAATCTGATCGTCGAGTTGTACTCTAAATAA
- the rplN gene encoding 50S ribosomal protein L14, which yields MVQQESRLNVADNSGAKEVLVIRVLGGTGKRYASIGDKVVVTVKSALPSGNVKKGSVSKAVVVRTKKEIRRKDGSYIRFDDNAAVLLNNQDEPRGTRIFGPVARELREKQFMKIVSLAPEVL from the coding sequence ATGGTACAACAGGAATCAAGATTGAATGTAGCCGATAACAGTGGCGCTAAAGAAGTTTTAGTGATCCGTGTTTTAGGTGGTACAGGTAAAAGATATGCCTCTATCGGAGATAAAGTTGTTGTTACCGTTAAAAGTGCGCTGCCATCAGGTAACGTAAAAAAAGGTAGCGTTTCTAAAGCCGTAGTGGTAAGAACCAAAAAGGAAATTCGCCGTAAAGATGGTTCATATATCCGTTTCGACGACAATGCAGCTGTGTTATTAAATAACCAGGACGAGCCGCGTGGTACACGTATCTTCGGCCCTGTTGCAAGAGAGCTGCGTGAAAAACAATTTATGAAGATTGTATCATTAGCACCGGAGGTATTGTAA
- the rplE gene encoding 50S ribosomal protein L5, whose protein sequence is MAYVPRLKSKYKEEIRTALKDKFQYKSVMQVPKLEKIAINQGVGGATTDKKLIEVAINELTTITGQQAVSSRSKKDISNFKLRKNMPVGVRVTLRDNTMYEFLDRLIAVALPRIRDFKGINDKGFDGRGNYTLGITEQIIFPEINIDKINKIMGMDITFVTSATNDVEALELLKQFGLPFKNQNPQQNG, encoded by the coding sequence ATGGCCTACGTACCAAGATTAAAATCGAAATATAAAGAGGAAATCCGTACTGCACTGAAAGATAAATTTCAGTACAAGTCAGTAATGCAGGTTCCAAAGCTTGAAAAAATCGCTATCAACCAGGGTGTTGGCGGTGCTACCACTGATAAAAAACTGATCGAGGTTGCTATCAATGAGTTAACCACCATCACCGGTCAGCAAGCAGTATCTTCACGTTCTAAAAAAGATATCTCAAACTTCAAATTACGTAAAAACATGCCTGTAGGCGTACGTGTAACTTTACGTGATAACACCATGTATGAGTTCTTAGACCGTTTGATCGCCGTAGCTTTACCTCGTATCCGCGATTTCAAAGGTATTAATGATAAAGGTTTTGATGGCCGTGGTAACTATACTTTAGGTATCACTGAGCAAATCATCTTCCCTGAAATAAATATCGACAAGATCAACAAGATCATGGGTATGGATATTACCTTTGTAACTTCGGCAACTAATGACGTTGAAGCGTTAGAACTGCTTAAACAATTTGGTTTACCATTTAAAAATCAAAATCCACAACAAAATGGCTAA
- the rplO gene encoding 50S ribosomal protein L15 translates to MNLSNLKPAKGSVKDSKRIGRGTGSGKGGTSTRGHKGAGSRSGTSTKVGFEGGQMPLQRRLPKVGFKNPNRVEYVGINLDALQQLAEKFSLTTIDFDTFREHGLASKNDLIKVLGRGEVKAKLDVKAHAFSATAQKAIEAAGGSIVKL, encoded by the coding sequence ATGAATTTAAGTAATCTGAAACCTGCAAAAGGTTCTGTAAAAGATAGCAAAAGAATTGGCCGTGGTACCGGCTCAGGTAAAGGCGGTACTTCTACACGTGGTCATAAAGGTGCCGGTTCACGCTCTGGTACATCTACTAAGGTAGGTTTCGAGGGTGGCCAGATGCCATTACAACGCCGCTTACCAAAGGTTGGTTTTAAAAACCCTAACCGTGTAGAGTATGTAGGCATTAACTTAGATGCTTTACAGCAATTGGCTGAGAAGTTCTCATTAACCACTATCGATTTTGATACGTTCAGAGAACACGGCCTGGCATCTAAAAATGACCTGATCAAAGTATTAGGTCGTGGCGAGGTAAAAGCTAAGCTTGATGTTAAAGCTCATGCTTTCTCGGCTACTGCACAAAAAGCAATTGAAGCAGCCGGTGGTTCCATCGTTAAGTTATAA
- the rpmJ gene encoding 50S ribosomal protein L36 → MKVRASIKKRSADCKIIRRNGKLYVINKKNPKYKQRQG, encoded by the coding sequence ATGAAAGTTAGAGCATCCATCAAAAAGCGTAGCGCTGATTGCAAGATCATCCGTCGTAACGGAAAACTTTACGTGATCAACAAAAAGAACCCTAAGTACAAACAACGTCAGGGATAA
- the rpsQ gene encoding 30S ribosomal protein S17: MERNLRKTRTGLVVSNKMDKSIVVAVERKVKHPIYGKFVKKTTKFMAHDEANTCGIGDTVLIMETRPMSKSKNWRLVQILERAK; encoded by the coding sequence ATGGAAAGAAATTTAAGAAAAACACGTACCGGTTTGGTAGTGAGCAACAAGATGGATAAATCTATCGTTGTTGCAGTAGAAAGGAAAGTAAAACACCCTATCTACGGTAAATTCGTAAAGAAGACTACCAAATTTATGGCTCATGACGAAGCAAATACCTGTGGTATTGGCGATACCGTATTGATTATGGAAACTCGTCCGATGAGCAAAAGTAAAAACTGGAGATTAGTTCAAATTTTAGAAAGGGCTAAATAA
- the infA gene encoding translation initiation factor IF-1, with the protein MAKQSSIEQDGTIKEALSNAMFRVELENGHEIIAHISGKMRMHYIKILPGDRVKLEMSPYDLTKGRITYRYK; encoded by the coding sequence ATGGCGAAACAATCATCGATTGAGCAAGACGGTACAATTAAAGAGGCATTGTCCAATGCAATGTTTAGGGTTGAACTGGAGAATGGCCATGAGATAATTGCACACATATCGGGTAAAATGCGTATGCACTATATCAAGATCTTACCTGGCGACAGGGTGAAACTTGAAATGAGCCCGTACGATTTAACCAAAGGCAGAATAACCTACAGATATAAATAA
- the rpsM gene encoding 30S ribosomal protein S13, with translation MARISGIDLPRNKRGEIGLTYIYGIGRSTAQSILDQAGISYDTKVQEWTDEQLAAIRGIINDQIKVEGALRSEVQLNIKRLMDIGCYRGTRHRKGLPLRGQRTKNNSRTRKGKRKTVANKKKATK, from the coding sequence ATGGCAAGGATATCAGGTATTGATTTACCAAGAAATAAAAGAGGAGAGATCGGACTTACTTACATCTACGGAATTGGCCGTTCAACTGCGCAAAGCATTTTAGACCAGGCTGGTATTTCTTATGATACTAAAGTACAAGAATGGACCGATGAGCAATTAGCTGCAATTCGCGGTATTATTAATGATCAGATCAAAGTTGAAGGTGCTCTTCGCTCTGAAGTACAACTGAACATTAAGCGTTTGATGGATATTGGTTGTTACCGTGGTACACGTCACCGTAAAGGTTTACCTCTGCGTGGTCAGCGTACTAAGAACAACTCACGTACCCGTAAAGGTAAACGTAAAACAGTTGCTAACAAGAAAAAAGCTACTAAATAA
- the rpmD gene encoding 50S ribosomal protein L30 → MAKIKITQIKSVIDRNERQKRTITALGLKKINHSVEVEATPAIIGMVRAVNHLVAVETI, encoded by the coding sequence ATGGCTAAGATCAAAATAACACAGATTAAAAGCGTTATCGACAGAAACGAACGCCAGAAAAGAACCATTACTGCTTTAGGTTTGAAAAAGATCAACCATAGCGTAGAAGTTGAAGCTACTCCGGCTATCATCGGTATGGTTCGCGCAGTTAATCATTTGGTAGCAGTTGAAACAATTTAA
- the rpsH gene encoding 30S ribosomal protein S8, whose translation MNTDPIADYLTRVRNAIKANHRVVEIPASNLKKEITKVLFDKGYIANYKFEDNGPQGIIKVALKYHPVTKIPAIRTLSRISKPGLRKYAGTTNMPRVLNGLGIAILSTSKGVMTDKEARAQNVGGEVLCYVY comes from the coding sequence ATGAATACAGATCCAATCGCAGATTATCTTACACGAGTAAGGAATGCTATTAAAGCCAACCACAGGGTTGTTGAAATTCCTGCATCAAATCTGAAGAAGGAAATCACTAAAGTGCTTTTCGACAAAGGTTACATTGCAAACTACAAATTTGAAGACAACGGCCCGCAAGGCATTATCAAAGTTGCTTTAAAATACCACCCTGTAACTAAAATTCCTGCTATCCGCACATTATCGCGTATCAGCAAACCAGGTTTGAGAAAATATGCAGGCACTACTAACATGCCACGCGTATTAAATGGTTTAGGTATCGCTATCCTTTCTACTTCAAAAGGCGTTATGACCGATAAAGAGGCACGCGCTCAGAATGTAGGTGGCGAAGTATTGTGCTACGTTTATTAA
- the map gene encoding type I methionyl aminopeptidase, with protein sequence MAKIHYKSAEEIELIRASALLVSKTLGEVAKVIAPGVKTIALNKLAEEFIRDNGGVPAFLNYHGFPYSLCISPNDQVVHGFPGEKELKDGDLISVDCGVILNKYIGDSAYTFAVGEVSDEVKQLMRVTQECLKLGVEKAVTGMRVGDIGFAVQQHAEKHGYGVVKELVGHGVGLQLHEKPEVPNYGKRGAGTKLEEGMVIAIEPMINAGKAGVKFWNDGWTVSTVDGKPSAHYEHTVAIKKGQPDILSTFSYVEEVLERKN encoded by the coding sequence ATGGCAAAGATCCATTATAAAAGTGCGGAAGAGATTGAGCTCATCAGAGCAAGTGCTTTATTAGTATCTAAAACACTCGGAGAGGTAGCTAAGGTTATTGCTCCGGGTGTTAAAACTATAGCTTTAAACAAGCTTGCCGAAGAATTTATCCGCGATAATGGCGGCGTTCCGGCTTTCCTGAACTATCATGGTTTCCCTTACTCGTTATGCATATCGCCTAACGACCAGGTGGTACATGGTTTCCCGGGAGAAAAAGAATTAAAGGATGGCGACCTGATATCTGTTGATTGTGGTGTTATCCTGAATAAATACATTGGCGATTCGGCCTATACCTTTGCAGTGGGAGAAGTAAGCGACGAAGTTAAACAACTGATGCGTGTTACGCAGGAGTGTTTAAAACTTGGCGTAGAGAAAGCGGTTACCGGCATGCGTGTAGGTGACATAGGTTTTGCAGTACAGCAACATGCCGAAAAGCATGGTTATGGCGTTGTTAAAGAATTGGTAGGCCACGGTGTTGGCTTACAGCTGCATGAGAAACCTGAAGTGCCTAACTACGGTAAGCGCGGAGCTGGTACAAAGCTGGAAGAAGGTATGGTGATCGCTATTGAGCCAATGATAAATGCTGGTAAAGCAGGCGTTAAGTTTTGGAATGATGGGTGGACTGTTTCGACAGTTGACGGAAAGCCATCAGCACATTATGAACACACTGTAGCCATTAAAAAGGGCCAGCCAGACATTCTTTCTACTTTTTCATACGTTGAGGAAGTTTTAGAAAGAAAAAATTAA
- the rplR gene encoding 50S ribosomal protein L18: MAGKLSRRDRIKKGIRKSLSGSTERPRLSVFRSNKGIYAQIIDDVNGKTLVSASSLSKDFSATGTKSEQSAAVGKLVAQKAIAAGITQVVFDRNGYLYHGRIKSLADGAREGGLKF; encoded by the coding sequence ATGGCAGGTAAATTATCAAGAAGAGACAGAATTAAAAAAGGAATCAGAAAAAGTCTTTCAGGTTCTACAGAACGTCCTCGCTTATCTGTATTCAGAAGCAATAAAGGAATTTATGCTCAGATCATCGACGATGTTAACGGTAAAACATTAGTATCAGCATCATCTTTGTCTAAAGATTTTTCTGCTACAGGTACCAAATCAGAGCAGTCAGCAGCTGTGGGTAAATTAGTAGCCCAAAAAGCAATCGCTGCCGGTATCACTCAGGTAGTGTTTGACAGAAATGGTTACTTGTATCACGGCCGCATTAAGTCATTGGCTGATGGTGCACGTGAAGGCGGTTTAAAATTTTAA
- the rpsE gene encoding 30S ribosomal protein S5: protein MSTINVKRVKTSEIELKDRLVSIQRVAKVTKGGRTFSFSAIVVVGDENGVVGYGLGKAKEVTEAIAKGIDDAKKNLVKVPIINGTVPHEQYGKFSGGFVFVKPAANGTGVIAGGAMRAVLESAGIHNVLAKSKGSSNPHNVVKATVSALAQLRDAYTVAQHRGVNLGKVFNG from the coding sequence ATGTCAACAATAAATGTTAAAAGAGTAAAAACCAGCGAGATCGAATTAAAAGATCGCCTGGTTAGCATACAACGTGTTGCCAAAGTAACCAAAGGTGGCCGTACCTTCAGCTTCTCAGCCATTGTGGTTGTAGGCGATGAGAACGGTGTTGTTGGTTACGGTTTAGGTAAAGCAAAAGAGGTTACCGAGGCTATTGCCAAAGGTATCGACGATGCTAAAAAGAACCTGGTTAAAGTGCCTATCATCAACGGTACTGTACCTCACGAACAATATGGTAAGTTTTCAGGTGGGTTCGTTTTCGTGAAACCTGCTGCTAACGGTACCGGTGTAATTGCCGGTGGTGCAATGCGTGCTGTATTAGAGAGTGCTGGTATCCACAACGTATTGGCAAAATCAAAAGGATCATCAAACCCACACAACGTGGTAAAAGCAACTGTATCTGCTTTAGCGCAACTGCGCGATGCTTATACCGTAGCACAACACCGCGGTGTTAACTTAGGTAAAGTATTTAACGGATAA
- the rplP gene encoding 50S ribosomal protein L16 — translation MLQPKRTKFRKMQKGRMKGLATRGAELSFGSFGIKSLEPAWITSRQIEAARIAVTRYMKREGQVWIRIFPDKPVTKKPAEVRMGKGKGAPEYWVAVVRPGRIIFEAEGVPLEIAKEALRLAAQKLPVQTKFVVRRDYAEA, via the coding sequence ATGCTACAGCCAAAAAGAACGAAGTTCAGAAAGATGCAAAAAGGCAGAATGAAAGGTTTAGCCACCCGTGGTGCTGAACTTTCATTCGGATCTTTCGGTATAAAATCACTCGAGCCGGCATGGATCACCAGCCGTCAGATCGAGGCTGCACGTATCGCTGTAACACGTTATATGAAACGTGAAGGCCAGGTTTGGATCAGGATTTTCCCAGACAAGCCTGTAACCAAAAAACCAGCAGAGGTACGTATGGGTAAAGGTAAAGGTGCTCCTGAATACTGGGTAGCAGTTGTACGCCCTGGAAGAATCATTTTCGAAGCAGAAGGTGTGCCACTGGAAATTGCCAAAGAAGCTTTGCGTTTGGCAGCTCAAAAACTGCCCGTACAAACAAAATTTGTTGTACGCAGAGATTACGCAGAAGCATAA
- the rplF gene encoding 50S ribosomal protein L6, with translation MSRVGKAPITIPSGVTVTVSNDNVVTVKGPKGELHQALDSDIKVEQQDGTLLVTRPSEQKRHKALHGLYRALLFNMVTGVTTGYKIEQELVGVGYRATNTGNTLDLVLGYSHHYVFELPKEIKVTTTAEKGKNPTIILESIDKQLIGQVAAKIRSLRAPEPYKGKGIKFVGEVLRRKAGKSASKK, from the coding sequence ATGTCAAGAGTAGGAAAAGCACCTATAACAATCCCTTCGGGTGTTACTGTAACCGTATCTAACGATAACGTTGTTACTGTAAAAGGACCTAAAGGTGAGCTGCACCAGGCTTTAGATAGCGATATCAAAGTTGAGCAGCAAGACGGTACCCTGTTGGTTACCCGTCCGTCAGAACAAAAGCGCCATAAAGCATTACACGGTTTATACCGCGCTTTGTTATTTAACATGGTAACTGGTGTTACAACCGGCTACAAGATCGAGCAAGAACTTGTAGGTGTAGGTTACCGTGCAACCAATACTGGTAATACACTTGATTTGGTGTTAGGTTACTCTCACCACTACGTGTTTGAATTACCAAAAGAAATTAAAGTTACAACCACTGCTGAAAAGGGTAAAAACCCTACTATCATCCTTGAATCAATTGACAAACAATTGATCGGTCAGGTAGCTGCTAAAATCCGCTCACTGCGTGCTCCAGAGCCTTACAAAGGTAAAGGTATCAAGTTTGTTGGTGAAGTATTGAGAAGAAAAGCAGGTAAATCAGCATCTAAAAAATAA
- the rpsK gene encoding 30S ribosomal protein S11, with product MAKAKKVTKKRIVIVEPVGQAHVNATFNNIIITLTNSTGQAISWSSAGKMGFKGSKKNTPYAASQAAADCGKVAYDLGLRKVEVFVKGPGAGRESAIRTLQTTGIEVTTIKDITPLPHNGCRPSKRRRV from the coding sequence ATGGCTAAAGCTAAAAAAGTAACCAAAAAACGTATCGTAATTGTTGAGCCTGTTGGTCAGGCGCATGTTAACGCTACTTTTAACAACATCATTATTACCCTTACTAACTCAACCGGTCAGGCTATTTCATGGTCATCAGCTGGTAAAATGGGTTTCAAAGGTTCTAAAAAGAATACTCCTTACGCTGCTTCACAAGCTGCTGCCGATTGCGGTAAAGTAGCTTATGATTTAGGCTTACGTAAAGTTGAGGTGTTTGTTAAAGGCCCGGGCGCTGGTCGTGAGTCAGCTATCCGTACCCTGCAAACTACAGGTATCGAGGTTACTACCATTAAAGATATCACACCGCTTCCGCACAACGGTTGCCGTCCTTCAAAACGCAGAAGAGTTTAA